The DNA region AGGACCTGTCCATGGATGCCCAGATCTTTCAGAGAAAACCTCTTCAACATGTTGTTAAATATCTATGTAATGTttcccctaaccctaacccccgtATGAGGAGAATGGCTATGTTGTCCACCTGTAATCCAAAGCACTGATGAGCACTTAAAGCGGCCTCTAACACAGCATGTTTACTGCACTACAACAGTAATGTGTTTCATATGCACTTGGTTTTTACTGTCTGAGTGCACTATGTACCTATAGCTGCACTTTACGTTGTACGCTGTGTGAATTGTTTCTTGTATGTGTGGCTCTTGTATGTATAGTTTTCTCTATTGCAGTAAAACATATTAAACTTATAAAGCAGAGAATTGATTCAAATGTTTGTTGCAGAATTCTTCATTCCATGTGAATGAGCACTCAGATTTaccttgtgtttcttaaaaagGACCCAGCCCCTTGTTTGGTAACCACTGCAATAAACCACCCTCCTAAGTGGTACATCCTCAACAAGGAGCAAATGCAAAGCTTTCAAATTGTTCAAGTATAAACGGTAGAATAATTTCATATAGGGTAGAGAGTCACCTTCTATGTATTTTTTACCATGgtacattttacattacagtttaCACATATATACCCTGAAGTATATTATACTAAATCAATCTTAAAAAACAGTTGTGGTGAATGGTTTTGTGGGGCTACTGTTTCATTAAGTTCATGAGTGTAAATTAGTTTGTACAGGTTGTTACAACTAAAGCTTGTTTTTGTACTATTAGAGTAGAATGGAAGAATTTACATATTCAAGTAAAGTAGATCCTCTATGCTTTCAAATGGAGAGAAAGGGCCGGTGCAGGGAAATGcccaaacaaacaacatgaagttatttattatcaacattttatttttagattcatCGTGAGTTATTCTTTCCAGGGACATCTTGAGCTCAGATGCCAATTAATATGCATATATAATATTTAGaaataatacataatacatTGCAGATCTTGCCTGAGAATGATAACATTTTTAAGTTTTCttcaatgtaaatgtattttaagcatacattttatttacatgttatAGTTCAAAGCAAACATACAACACCGACAAATAATTCGTCGTGCTTTATTTTCCAAAAAATGTGAACAAATACACGCTAAAAGTGGGGTTAGAAGCTTTTCTCCAGTAGAACAACGGTAGGTTCTACACGCACTCTGGTTGGGCGACCTTCTGTCAGTCAAATCTGGTCCCACCAATCAGAATCCCAgcccttcttctttttttatcctttttggCTCCTCCGGGCCGCGGTAGTCAGACCGTCGCTGAAAGCAAAGCATCGGTTTAAAGCCAGTTCCGCCACGAACAGGTGAAAGTACTCTTCAGCAACTTTAACGTGAGTAACTGCGTTTTAACAAGAACCCAGTGCGTGTATCAGACACGGAACATGAACGGGAACCCACGTTCGTGTTTTTGACCGGAAGCCATGTCTACTTTTGTACTTGTTCAGAAGCTAACACAAGCGGCTAAGCCCCTTTGATAGTTAGCTAGGTTAACTCACGATGCTAGCTGCGCCTGACACCGAACTGTTAGCATCAGTCCACTTCACAGAACTTGATTCGTTTATCCACTTCAAGCCTCGTTTGTCTTCCACACTATCCGCTGATCTAAATGAAGCTGCTGCCGACACATCGTTAGGAGACGGCACCGGGAAGCTAACTTGATGTTTTACAACTCATCTTCACTGATTTCTTTTCTTCTATCACCAGTTTCCACTTCAGCTATGACATCGTCTGCCATGATCACCGTCCACACCACGGCCTCCCGCTTCGCCCTGCTCCAGATTGACTCGGATTCGGACTCCGACACATCCGAGCCGGGGAAGACCGGCACCAAAGGCGGACGGGATTCCTCCGGGAAGCCCCGGCCAGGGAAGGCAGGAGCATCCGGGGGGAAAGCGGCTCAGGCCAACGacaagaagaaagacaagaagaagaagaggaaggagcagcagcagagtgaagCGAACGAGGTGAGGGACGAAAGCATCTGATGAACCTCAGCTCCattagtgtgtctgtgctgtgtcACTGCACTATCACATGACGTCAGTGTGTGACAGCCATGGAGCTGGATTCTGTTCCTGTTGTTTCACTTCACTTGAAATGAAACTGCAGAGTGTGAAATCAGCATTTGTTTTCGTCCTCAGCTGTTTAGTACAGGTGCTGGCATTATTTCATAACATGAACGCAGGCAGCTTTTTTATTCAGGTGTATTACTCCTCAACAAGACATGAAATGTTCTCTTACAAAAGCCTTCAATTAGCAAAAACCCAACCAAAACACCCATGATACTCTGATTTTAACTGAAGCGACTGTTTGCATTTGCATCAGTCAGATAATTGAATGGGACCAAATATTAACCAGTTTCAGCATGTGACGATCTGCTTATCCTCATTGTTACATTGTTATTGAAATAAGAGTTTCAGACAGTTGGTCTGAAAACAGGTCACTCACTTAAGtgtgtttcacattttattGACCAAACAGCCACTGATATATTGATAAAACAAGATATTGAATAATAAGCACTGACATTTTGTGTAAATTGCTGCCAAACTGAAAATCCACTGCAGCCCCCTTTCTACTCATCGAGTACCCCCACTAaaatctggcttttgtctgcgaTGAGAATGgataaaatcgtaattcactcTTGGGTCAAATTACTCTGCAGTAGCTCCGATCAGCATTGACAAAAACATGAACTAATTTCTTCATCTATTTTATTGTGGCGGTCTAGATGCTGACGTTGATATTGCAACTCCCGGTGAAGGGTCtaactctgctgctgtttatacacacacatgcagacagctTCAAAAGAAATCAACTGAACAGAGTTGTAGTTCATAAAAGAGCAATAATGTCATATTAGGTCAGTGTTTGAATTAAGTCTTATCCTTCTATCTTTCAGTTACGTAATCTGGCGTTCAAGAAGATTCCTCAGAAGTCTTCTGCCCCGCCTCCATGTATGACACTGTCAGGAATAGCCAGCGAGCTTCTCACCACTGAATCCGGCGACCACACTGTACCCTCAGGTGGATGGCAGCAGTGGAAGCAGAGGGATGAGCAGGTAAGACAGAACTACTACCTTCATAATAAATGTGTTAGTTAGTCAGGATAACCAAAGAACCACTGAGAGGCAACATTATTTTTGGACGTCAGCAGTAGTATGAGCAAGGAGCACGATAGTCTTCAAaccaatttattgattttagATCCATTAACTAAACTCTAAGCCCTTTTCTTGTTCTTTACtgaaaacttgtttttgatcttTCCTGGATGCAACTGCATTGCGGGCAGATCTTCCTCAATCGTGTGTTCTTATTCGGGTGTTTTCCTTCACTCTCCCAGATAACCACTGAACTTTATGAGGCAGACTTGGAAAAGGCATTGATTCTCAGTAAACTGGAATAcgaacaacacaaacaggtaCCTTGGTTGCATACACACACTAGTATATAAAAGCAAAGAGAAACTTTAAATATCCACTTACTAAGTCCTGCTTCGTGGAGATCCTGCTTCTGAGGACCAATCGTAATGGGAAAAATCGAGTACGCTGCTGGAAGAATGATCGGGAAACTCCGAAGCACTTAATCAATGCTCAAACATTCAGGAGAGAAAAGTTGAGCAATACAAGTTCACACTGTGTAATGCCTCCTTGAACTGGAGGCTGTCCTCTGCAGGGTCTATTTAaacccaaaatgtcctcacatggCACAGACTTACTCTGTAGATCCAAATGACCTCTGTCCCactgagagagacacaaagaggcTGTCTGTTTGTTATGGCTGTCCACCTTATCAGTGAGGTCAAAGCTATCCATGAGACAGACGATGAACTATCTACCTTATCAGTAAGTTCATAGCTATTCGAGAAACAGTCAGGGAACTaactttctctatgagaagaACTAAATGTGTGCACATCAGGGCAAAATGTACGAAGGTGCAAGACAAAAAGTAATTTACAGCAGAATTTACAAAACTAACTATAATCTAAAAAAACTTGTACTTAGCTTAAGTCCATTGATGTGCTTTCATTCTGCAggacaacacaaacacgtccTCGCCAAAGTCACGGGGAGGAAAAGAGAGCGGAGGGAAGAAGGACAAAAAGAAGAATCAGCaggcaaaagagaaaaagacagtTTCTCTGCAGGACTTCCAGGCTGAAGGCACTGCAGGTGAGAGAAACCTATTCATCACTCTCAAACTAGGAGCTTGTGTGCTGCAGTTTGTAGCTCAACAGGCCCCAAGAACACAATCTATGACTGTTTTCTCTGTAGGACTGAAGAAACTGTATTACGTGTGTTAGATAATAGTAATATTGTATTTTGTCTCTTTGCAGAACATCCAAGTAAGAAACCAGACAAAGAGGTGAGCAAAAATATGCACTGTATAACTATACAGCAACTACCTATAAAGAATATTTACAAGGTTTTATTCCGGATTGAATACACTCAACTTGAAACACTGACCATATTCCCATCCAGGACGCCAAAGCAGCTAACCTGGCTCTAGGCAACGGGCAGGATGAGAGATTTTTTAATAAACTCGAAGATGACGTCAGTCGGATTATTCAACAGGAAAAAAGACGCGAGCAATACACTAGCAGTCAGGGACAAGAAGTCAACACATCCACAGAACACGAACCGGTGAGTGGACAGACAACAAATActcctgtgtttatttgtttttgatgtCAACACAGCGGACTAAAGTATATCTGTGTGCACATTTTGCAGTGTTTGAGTAAATGCAACATCATTCAAGTATTGTTGGGTTTTCCTTACTCGGCTGTtgttagtaaaaaaaaataaaaattttataaacttttttcgatttgttatttttctccctGTCATTCCTGTCAGGACCCCCGGGCAGAGCAGCTGAAGTACGACCTGGAGAAGAAAGACCAGGAAATCGATAAACTAAAAAAGACAATCTCACAGTGGGAGGTCAGCAGTCATGAGCAGTTACTCATTCTGTAATTTATTTGGCAAATTAGAACTTAACTCATAGTGTTTGGTAAATTGATGCTGTTTTGTTTAGTTGAGTATGAGACTCTAGCCTGCAGCTCTAAAACTAACATGCTCCTTGTTTCATGTTTTACCATTCCTCAtactttttaaaagaaatataaatacagaccagcTAAATTTAATTGAAAGTTACATCACAGTACATACAATATGTGTTTCAAAGGTGCATTATTCAGGTTTTGTCATGATTCAAAGTTTGGTTCTGGTCAATATGGAGTGGCAGAAGAAAGAAATTCCAAGATCAGGTGTATTACGCAAACAGAAGCAGCGTGTCCATGAGGAGAAGAGTTAAAGATGGAGTGCAGGAAATCTAAGCAAAAACAGGGTATATTTAAGTGCAAACACGACCCTTGAGTGAGAGCGTAACAAAATCTGACTGAAATCAATAAGTGCTGCTCCGAAACTGGAACACCACAGTCTTGAACAAAGATAGGGTAAAATACCTGGAGACAGATAACAGCGGTGGCTGAGCGAGCTACAAAGACAATAAGAAAGGGAGCAGTGTGGGCAAGCAAAGTCTCTTTTTGGttacttttcttttctaaagCAGCAAGAAAAGCCCACCCCCAAGCGCAACCACGTGGGATGCTCCCACATGGCTGGAGACCAGTAGTGATAAAAATGACTTTTTAAAGCACATCTGTATTATAAACCTGCTTCTCTGATGTGGCAAAAAACTCTTTAAATGCaacaaagatgtgtattttCTCCTTCTCGACTCTGCAGGTGAAATACAAAGAAGTGAAGGCAAGAAATTCCCAGCTGCTTAAAATGCTCCAGCAGGGAGAGAGTGAGTTGAATGTCACTAGATAGcattccttcttccttccttccttccttccttccttccttccttccttccttccttccttccttccttccttccttccttccttccttccttccttccttccttccttccttccttccttccttccttccttccttccttccttccttccttccttccttccttccttccttccttccttccttccttccttccttccttccttccttccttccttccttccttccttccttccttccttccttccttccttccttccttccttccttccttccttccttccttccttccttccttccttccttccttccttccttccttccttccttccttccttccttccttccttccttccttccttccttctctgtctttccacttctcttctttctcaaTGAATAATCAATGTGGTCTTACTgacttttcttttaatgatCATTCTAATATCTCTCCCTCAGTGAAAGATAAAGCAGAAATCCTTCTACAGGTAGAGGAGCTACTAAACATAAAAGAAGAACTGTCATCACAGGTGTGTTATCGTGAGATAAAATGAAGAGAGGAATATGTCCAAGTCagatatttgcacatttatgtGAATTTTAACAATTGTTATTCTTAGGTATCATTACTGCACGGTGCCCTCGAGCAAGAAAGATCTAAAATCAAAGGTCTGCAGTCAGAACAACCGAAACATCAGGTGAGACCACAGAAAATCATTTACTGTCAAATTTTCTTGGTTTCTTCAGTCGTGTGTGGAAATTAAATGTAACCAAAACCAGGGAGAATCGAGGCTTTATTTTTGGTGGTTGCAGTTcattcacattttaaacaacGTGGGTGCTCAATAGTAAAAGCACACACTTGTGTAAAATACTTTCTCATACTTTAAGTAATGctattctctctcttcccctgtGGCTGGAAGGGGaacaaaaaggggagaaaaggaCCCGAAATGGATCTATGAAGGCTCCAAAAGAAAAAGACctgaataataaaatcaaacagatgaacaaatgaagaaaaacattgCTGATCATAATAAGAGTTCTGTAataatttttgttgttttttctttttagcttgaactctgtgtcaGCATATAATGCATGCCCCCttatttacaaacacacacactccaggatGTATTAAACAGCTGAACAAGAATTAAAGAAGCTTTTAAAAGTGACTTAAGTTTTTATAGGTTGTGTTGAAATGGTGGCCTTGCAACTACAGTGCTGCCCTCTGCAGGTGTGAGACTGCCATTACATATCGAGTGTTGTTGAAAGCTGTGTGCCTGACCTTTGTTTGGGTTTCAATGCCAACATGACAGATGGtaagtttatgtttttatttgtgtttgttttctcactgctgagtaaataaaatactttttcggtgaaaaaaatcttgttttttattcatattttgttttcaatgtcaAGATTTTAGAAAAGTGTGCCAAAAATGCAGCAGCGCTAAACCAAattgtattaaaaataaaaaaaattcacaaatagCTTACACTGGAACTAGCAATAACAACAAACGCTAGAATTTATGATCCAACTGATAAATACCGAATTATCGTTAAgtaaaataaacagaatattGACTTTTTCAAGTTTCAAATATGGACTCATTTGTAGGGAGTTGCTTTTAGGTGAAAtacattgttttattaattgCAGATTAATTTGTGGGCTACTATTTCTTTAAATATGATCTGGATACATAGTAAGATAGCTACATGTAAGTGTTACACGTCACCATAATATTTAGGTTTATAAACACCTCCCTGCACATTAGCTGGCAAACCTCCACACAACTTTCTGCAGAGTCACGGGACAGAcgcgctcctcctcttcctcctcctccacggccCTGGGACTGTGCGCTGCAGATCCGTTCATCTCCATCGTCAGCCCGCACTGAGAGATGTCTGTGAGGGATGAGCTGGGAGCATCGGGTGGATGTCAGTGCAGCACCGACATGATCCACGTTGCGGTTCAAAGTGTCAGTGAGAGCAGAGACTTCACGGTACCACGGGACTGCACCGTCAGACAGGTGGGTCACAGAACCAGCGCTGCGTAAACACTTGTGCGTAAAGATGgttgcttttgtgtttgtgtgttcgtcAGGATTACGCAGCTATTTTTTATGATGTTCAATATTGGACTGGATCTGAACCTATGGGGGCAGATCAAAAAATGATTTACCTCTTAAACGTTGTCCGgccttttatattttctttgagGATAATTGACGGATCTTGATGGAATAAATCTGTCATGATTAGGGGACTCATCTTTGTATGTAATTTGGTGCATATCCAAATGAAAAACAGGCTCTAGTGAATGTGGTTTAAGgggacttttgggccttggtggaagtaTATCCACTCTCCTCTCTTCTAAAATGTACAATAGATTGCAGTCTGATTTAAACACTCTCAGTCGGCTATGCTATCCTATTGTTGGCTGgcgtgtgtaagtgtgtgttgtgtgtattgtgtgtgtgtacagctgaAGCAGGATCTCTCAGATCGTGCGGGGGCCTCAGCAGAGCAGCTCCTGCTGATCCACTCAGGCCGAGTCCTCACAGAGTCTCAGATCCTGAGTCACCTTAAAGGGAAGGGTGATTCTGTCAGCCTCTGCATGATCcgaaggtacacacacacacacacacacacacacacacacacacacacacacacacacacacacacacacacacacacacacacgcacacacacacacgcacacacacacacacacacacaccctaaacCTAAGTCTAACCCTTAAACCAAGTTTTAACtcccaaacagtccattaaacgtgggggtcacaaagtgaggaccggccaaaatgtcctcactttccaaaaatgtcgtCACTCCGTAGGTTGTAGACTCTAAccggtcctcacaaagatagctgtacaagaacacacacacacacacacacacacacacacacacacacacacacacacacacacacacacacacacacacacacacacacacacacacacacacacacatatactatTCTTAGAAGGCCACCTTTGTTTTTGCTATATTTAGctgttgtattttgtgtgtgtctgtgtgaagagCTGAAACAGGGACTAACAGATAATTGTAGATGCTGATATGTGCAGATTAGAAGTGGAAGATTCAGGCTCAGTTATTTCTTCTCAGGCCTCAGTGTTCCTCTGCTGCCGCTGACCTGTCCTCGGAGACGATCCACCAAGAGCTCACAGACGTTCTCGACCCTGATCATGACGACCTGACGCCATCTCCCACCTCTCCCTTCTGCCTGGGTAAGAACCGCAGACCACACAAACTCCCCTCAACTCTCAGTCTTCATCGCTCTTCTCTATCTTGGctcacactgctgctgtgagtTACTAAGATCATACTCCAGTGTACTATGGTATTTACATAGTCCTACTCTTTTGATTTGACCTTGGTCCCACAGTGGACAATCTTGGCCTGGCAACAGGCGAGTCTGGCTTCTTCCCTGCACTCCAGCACCAGATGGAGAAGCAGCTGTTGGATGACCCAGAGATGATGCGTCGTGTCCTGGGCAGCCCTTTGGTGCAGAGCATACTCTCTACTTCCAGCCCTCAGATAACCAGACAGCTCATTCTGTCCAATCCTCAAATCCAGAAGCTCCTAGAGACAAATCCAGAGGTTGGAGACATGCTCAACAACACTGACATCATCACAGAGGTGGGAATTAACTACTTATTTGTCGAGTGTCAGGGTTGGCTTTATACAGTGTGCATGAAAGAATGCATCCCTTTGCCAAGCtgctacttctactactactatcACTTTGATAGCTGACGattttttacaataaaatggTGCAGGATGGAGAGACACAAATGCAAGTTTCCATTAAGTAATTTaaatttttacaaaaaaacataaaaatggaCATCGGGTTCAGGATTTGCAATAGATGTTACATGAAAAGCCATACATACAT from Limanda limanda chromosome 5, fLimLim1.1, whole genome shotgun sequence includes:
- the gkap1 gene encoding G kinase-anchoring protein 1, with translation MTSSAMITVHTTASRFALLQIDSDSDSDTSEPGKTGTKGGRDSSGKPRPGKAGASGGKAAQANDKKKDKKKKRKEQQQSEANELRNLAFKKIPQKSSAPPPCMTLSGIASELLTTESGDHTVPSGGWQQWKQRDEQITTELYEADLEKALILSKLEYEQHKQDNTNTSSPKSRGGKESGGKKDKKKNQQAKEKKTVSLQDFQAEGTAEHPSKKPDKEDAKAANLALGNGQDERFFNKLEDDVSRIIQQEKRREQYTSSQGQEVNTSTEHEPDPRAEQLKYDLEKKDQEIDKLKKTISQWEVKYKEVKARNSQLLKMLQQGEMKDKAEILLQVEELLNIKEELSSQVSLLHGALEQERSKIKGLQSEQPKHQGNKKGRKGPEMDL